In Deltaproteobacteria bacterium GWC2_55_46, the genomic window GTGGTCCCCAAAATTTGGACAGTGTGATAAGGTGTAAAGCCGCACACTGAGGAGGATCACCGATGAGCAAGTCAAAGAGGAACCGGTATTCAGCTGAGTTCAAGGCCAAGGTTGCCCTGGACGCCATCAGGGGCGAACAAACATTGTCCGAACTGGCCACCAGATACGGCGTGCACCAGAATATGATTGCCACCTGGAAGCGCCAGGCCATCGAGAACATGGCCGAGACCTTTTCCGGCAAGGCTGAACGTGCCGGCGCCGCCAACGAAGCCCAGATCAAGGAACTGCACGCCAAGATCGGGGAGTTGACGGTGGAGCGGGATTTTTTAGCCAA contains:
- a CDS encoding transposase; its protein translation is MSKSKRNRYSAEFKAKVALDAIRGEQTLSELATRYGVHQNMIATWKRQAIENMAETFSGKAERAGAANEAQIKELHAKIGELTVERDFLAKAFGR